The genomic stretch GGACCCGGCTCCGGATCTGGTCATCATTGGCAATGCCATGACCCGTGGCAATCCCTGCGTTGAGGCGGTGCTGGAACAAAATATCCCTTATATGTCCGGTCCGCAATGGCTTCATGATCACGTACTGCGCGAACGCTGGGTTATCGCCGTCGCCGGCACCCACGGCAAAACCACCACCGCCGGCATGGTGACCTGGATTCTGGAAGACTGCGGCTACCAGCCGGGATTCGTCATCGGCGGCGTGCCGGGCAACTTCACCGTCTCCGCCCGTCTGGGCGAAAGCCCGTTCTTCGTGGTGGAAGCGGACGAGTATGACTGCGCCTTCTTCGACAAGCGTTCCAAGTTTGTGCACTACAGCCCGCGCACGCTAATTCTGAATAATCTGGAATTTGACCACGCGGATATCTTCGACGACCTCAAGGCCATCCAGAAACAGTTCCACCATCTGGTGCGTCTGGTTCCGGGCAAGGGCCGCATCATCGTTCCGTCTCACGACCTGCATTTGAAACAGGTGATGGGCATGGGATGCTGGAGCGAACAGGAACTGGTGGGTGAGGAAGGCATCTGGAAAGCGAAAAAGGTCACCACCGACGCCAGCGTGTTTCAGGTGTACCTCAACGACCAACTGGTCGGGGAAGTCACCTGGAATCTGGTGGGCGAACACAACATGCATAACGGCCTGATGGCGATCGCCGCGGCGCGCCATGTCGGCGTCCCGCCGGAAGAAGCCTGCCGCGCGCTGGGCGGTTTCATTAACGCCCGTCGCCGGCTGGAACTGCGCGGCACCGCGCACGGCGTGTCGGTCTATGACGATTTTGCCCATCACCCGACCGCGATCCTCGCCACGCTGGCCGCACTACGCAGCAAGGTGGGAGGCACCGCACGGATTCTCGCCGTGCTGGAGCCTCGCTCCAACACCATGAAAATGGGTCATTGCAAAAACGAGTTAGCACCGGCGCTGGGCCGCGCTGACGGTGTCTTCCTGTTCCAGCCCCAGCATATTCCCTGGCAGGTGGCTGAAGTGGCTGACGCCTGCGTTCAGCCAGCCTACTGGAGCGCGGATATCGACACGCTGGTGGAGATGATCAGCAAAACCGCTCAACCTGGCGATCATATTCTGGTCATGAGCAACGGCGGTTTCGGCAATATTCACAACAAACTGCTGGATGCGCTGAACGCCAAAGCGCAGGCGACGAACGACGAAGACTAACGGGTTTATCGCAGGCTGCGTACATCGCCGGCAACATGTTTGCCGGCAAGCAGATAGCAAAAAGGACGGGCAAGCCCGTCCTTTTTCATGCAGTCACCATTATGATTACGCGTCGAAAGGATCGCGCAGAATCATGGTTTCTTCACGGTCCGGGCCTGTGGAAATGATATCCACCGGCACACCGGTCACTTCTTCGATGCGTTTAATGTAGTTCAGCGCAGCCTGCGGCAATTTGCTGTACTCTTTCACGCCAAAGGTGCTTTCAGACCAACCCGGCAGCGTTTCATAAATCGGCTCAATGCCTTCCCAGCCTTCAGCAGCCAGCGGGGTCACATCCACCTCGCTGCCATCCGGCATACGGTAGCCGACGCAGATTTTCACTTCTTTCAAGCCATCCAGAACATCCAGCTTGGTCAGGCAGAAACCGGACAGAGAGTTAATCTGCACCGCGCGGCGCACCGCGACCGCATCCAGCCAGCCGGTACGACGGCGACGGCCAGTCGTTGCGCCAAACTCGTTGCCCTTCTGCGACAGGTGCTCGCCAACGTCATCGAACAGCTCGGTCGGGAACGGACCAGCGCCAACGCGGGTCGAATAGGCTTTAACGATACCCAGCACGTAATCCACATAACGCGGCCCCAGACCGGAACCGGTCGCTACACCGCCGGCGGTGGTGTTGGAAGAGGTTACATACGGATAAGTACCGTGGTCGATGTCCAGCAGCGTGCCCTGCGCGCCTTCGAACATCACCAGATCGCCACGCTGATGCGCTTTGTGCAGCAGATCGGAAACATCCACGACCATCGCGGTCAGGATGTCGGCAACCGCCAACACGTCGTCCAGCGTTTTCTGGTAATCCACCGCATCTGCTTTGTAGTAATGCACCAGCTGGAAGTTATGGTATTCCATAATTTCTTTCAGCTTGACGGCAAAGTTTTCCCGGTCAAACAGATCGCCGACGCGCAAACCGCGACGCGCAACCTTGTCTTCATACGCAGGGCCGATACCACGACCGGTGGTGCCGATCGCTTTAGCGCCGCGCGCTTTTTCACGGGCATTATCCAGCGCGACATGGTACGGCAGAATCAGCGGGCAGGCTTCGGAAAGCAACAGACGCTCACGCACCGGCACGCCACGTGCTTCGAGTGCGGTCATTTCTTTCAGAAGCGCATCCGGCGCCAGCACCACACCGTTACCGATGATGCTGATGACATTTTCGCGCAGAATACCTGAGGGAATTAAATGGAGAACGGTTTTTTCACCGTTGATAACCAGCGTGTGACCAGCATTGTGACCACCCTGGTAGCGCACAACATATTTGGCCCGTTCAGTCAGCAGGTCTACGACCTTGCCTTTACCTTCGTCACCCCATTGGGTGCCCAGTACGACAACGTTCTTACCCATCTCAAGAATCACCAGATTGGTTAAAAAAGGATTCTAGCATCTCATCTTGCGGCTTTCAGTACTTTTAGCACACGTTTGCGCACATTTTTAGCGGAAATTTCAGCCGCCTGCCCGACTACGCAACATGTAGTAGATCACACAGCCGGCGACCACAATACCCCCGCCAAACCGGCGCAAAACATTATCGGGCAGTTGTGCCATGGTCAGGATCATCCGCCGCCAGATACGTGGAAACAGCAACGGCCCCAACCCTTCCATGATTAGCACCAACCCCAGCGCCAGCCAGATGCTCACATTCATAAAAAACTCCAGACAGAAAAAAGCCCGTAAACACGGGCTTGATAGTGGCGGTAAATAACCTTAACGAGTAGAGAGGCTTTTCTCGGGCGATTTCATATAACGGAAGAAATCACTGTCGGGACTCAGCACCAGCACATCCTGATTGGTGCTGTTAAAGCTATTCTCATAGGCTCGCAGGCTACGAATAAAACCATAAAAAGCCGGATCCTGACTAAACGCGCCGGCGAACAGTTTAGCCGCGTCGGCATCCCCTTCACCGCGCAGGATTCGACCCTGACGCTCAGCTTCCGCCAGCGTACGAGTGACCTCATAATCGGCCGCCGCCTTGATTTTCTCGGCCTGCTCCTGACCCTGAGAGCGATGACGGCGAGCAACCGCTTCACGCTCGGCGCGCATACGCTGGTAGATCGCGTCCGATACTTCGGTTGGCAGGTTGATCTGCTTGATACGCACGTCGATCACCTCGATCCCGAGCGCCGCCATACTGTTAGGGTTGATCCGCGGACCACCGCTGGAAGTCTCGCGTTCCACACGCGCCGCCGCCGAGGCAATGGCGTTATCCGCTTCCGTAGTCTCGCCGGTACCGGCGTTCAGCGCCTCACGCACATCGGACATCAACTGGCCGCGGGAATCGGTCACGATGCCTTTCACATCCAGACGACCGATCTCGGAACGCAGACGGTCGCTGAACTTACGTTTCAGCAGGACTTCCGCCTGAGACACATCGCCACCGCCGGTAGCCAGGTAATAACGGCTGAAATCGCTGATACGCCATTTGATATAAGAATCGACAATCAGGTCTTTCTGCTCTTTGGTAATGAAGCGATCGGCCTGGTTTTCCATGGTCTGGATGCGGGCATCCAGCATTTTTACCGACTCAAGGAACGGAATCTTCACATGCAGACCGGGCAAATACACCAGCGGCTTGTTTTCGTTGTCGCGCAGGACTTTGCCAAAGCGCATCACGATACCGCGCTGACCTTCCTGCACCACAAACAGCGAGGCATAGACCACCAGCAGTAACAGGACAAGAATAAAGAGGACTGACTTACGCATTGCTTATTCTCTCCCTACGCGAATGTTCTCGTCGCGCTGCGCGTTGGCGCGGCGTTGATCCATAATGTTGCCGTTGTTGCCGGAAGAACGCGGCGCATAGCCGACACCACTACTGTTTGATGAGGTTGACGGCAGACGCAACGGCGCCGGATTGGCGGCGTTGCCGCTCGTCGGCGCACTGGTCGAAACGCCCCCCTGACCACGCATAATTTGATCAAGCGGCAGGACCATCAGATTGTTGCTTTTGTCGCTCACCAGCACCTTGTTGGTGTGGCTCAGCACGCGCTCCATCGTCTCTATGTAGAGACGCTCGCGGGTAATTTCCGGCGCGGCTTTATACTCCGGCAACAGACGCGAGAAGCGGGACACTTCACCCTGCGCCTCCAGCACGGTGCGGTCTTTATAGGCGCGGGATTCCTCCAGAATACGCTGCGCCTGACCATTGGCGCGCGGCTGGACTTCGTTGGCGTAAGCTTCCGCCTCACGAATGTACTGCTGCTCGTTTTCACGAGCGGCGATCGCATCGTCGAACGCGGCTTTAACTTCCTCCGGCGGACGAGCGGTCTGGAAGTTCACGTCCAGCAGGGTAATACCCATATCATAAGGACGCACGGTTTCTTCCAGCACGCGCTGGGTATCCGTACGCACAATGGTGCGCCCTTCGGTCAGGATTTTATCCATGGTGTATTTGCCGATCACCCCGCGCAGCGCGCTGTCGGTGGCCTGACGCAGGCTGTCATCGGCATTGGTGACGCTAAACAGATACTTGTCCGGCTGGGTGACGCGGTACTGGACGTTCATCTCCACCCGCACCACATTCTCGTCAGACGTCAACATAACGCCGGACGTCGCCAGTTCACGAACGGACTCAACGTTTACGGCACGCACCGAATCAACAAAGGTCGGTTTCCAGTTCAGGCCCGGACCAACCAGATGGCTGAATTTGCCAAAACGGGTGACCACGCCGCGCTCGGCTTCCTTGATGGTATAGAAACCGCTGACGCCCCAGACCACCACGGCAGCCGCCACGACCAGCCCCAGAATACGGCCGCCGTTACCGCCGCCGCCCTGAGAACCGGTACCGGAACCAGACGACTTGCCACCCAGTTCGCCGAGCTTTTTGCTCAACTTACGGAAGATATCGTCGAGGTCAGGCGGTCCCTGATCCCGTCCACCTTTATTGTTTCCGCCAGAGTTGCCGCTATTGTTATTGCTGCTCCCCCACGGGTCGCGGTCCTGTCCGTTGTTACCGGGCTGATTCCACGCCATGTTTAGCTCCATTCATTATGATAGGTATTTTTCGGGGTCAATGTCCCAGAGTTATGAGACTGTCTGTGTCGCTCAGACAATATAATCCTGCAATTTCTGCTCCTGCTTGCACAGGCGCCGCCAGTCGATAATGGGCATTCTGACCACCAACCCTACGCTGCCGTCTTCCTCAATCCATTCTTTTTCTATTGCCTGAAGCTGGTAGAAACGGCTTCGCAGACGCCCGGCCTGCGGAGGAAGATGCAGAGAATAATGCGCAATTTCTCCGGAAAGCCGTTCAGTCAACGCCTGGAATAATAATGGAATCCCTTCTCCGGTCTGGGCAGAAAGCCATACCCTGATCGGTCGGTTCTCTTCATCACGGTCGATACGCGGTTCAATGTTTTCCAACCGGTCGATCTTGTTCATGATCAGCAGAAACGGAATATCGTCCGCTTCGATTTCAGCCAATACCTCATTCACGGCATCAATGTTTTCATCAATGCGAGCGTCAGAAGCATCAACCACATGCAACAACAAGGTCGCTTCCCGGGTTTCCTGCAGCGTCGCTTTAAACGCCGCCACCAGGTCATGCGGCAACTCACGGATAAAGCCGACGGTATCCGCCAGTACGGTATCCCCGACGTCATCCACATTGATGCGTCGCAAGGTCGGATCCAGCGTGGCAAACAGTTGGTCGGCGGCATACACATCCGCCGATGTCATGCGGTTGAACAGGGTCGATTTCCCGGCGTTGGTGTACCCCACCAGCGAAACCGTCGGCACTTCGGCTCGGGTTCGCGCCCGACGCCCCTGTTCACGCTGCTTTTCCACCCTTTCAAGGCGGGACAAGATCTGACTGATACGATTACGCAGCAAACGCCGGTCGGTTTCCAACTGGGTTTCACCCGGCCCGCGCAAACCAATCCCGCCCTTCTGTCTTTCAAGGTGGGTCCAGCCGCGCACCAGACGCGTCGCCAGGTGGCGCAACTGCGCCAGCTCAACCTGCAGTTTACCCTCATGGGTGCGGGCGCGCTGAGCGAAGATATCCAGAATCAACCCGGTTCGGTCGATAACCCGGCATTCGCACAGCCGTTCCAGATTACGCTCCTGCGCGGGCGTCAACGCATGATTGAACAACACGACAAAGGCGCCGGTCGCTTTGACCGCCTGCGCGATCTCCTCCGCCTTGCCTTCGCCGACAAAATATTTGGAGTGCGGCGCCTTACGGCTGCCGGTAATCACCTGCAACGCGTCTATTCCGGCTGAAGACACCAGAGATTCAAACTCCAGCAGATCCTCAGTATCTTTCTCTTGCGAAAAGTAAATATGAACTAGTATGGCCTGTTCACCGGCTTCATAACGGTCAAACAACCGGGCACCCTCTCAGAAAAAAGCGACCACGGCAGTGAAAGTCGCTGCAATCAGCGCTTTTCCCGCCGTGGTAAACTGGTAAGGACGCGTTATTCAGCGTCATCACTTTCCTGCTGCGGCTGTTGCTGCGCAGACTGGTTATTGGCATGGTAGTTATTTGAGCCGGGATTATTGCTATGATGCGACACCGGGCGAGACGGAACTACCGTAGAAATGGCGTGTTTGTACACCATCTGACTAACCGTGTTTTTCAGCAGAATCACAAACTGATCGAAAGACTCAATCTGGCCTTGCAGCTTGATGCCATTAACCAAATAAATCGAAACCGGAACACGTTCACGACGCAAAGCGTTCAAGAACGGATCTTGCAAAGATTGCCCCTTAGCCATTCTATATTTTCCTTATTTGCTTGTTATTTGTAACAAAGAACCCTGCGGCCCTAAAATAACGTTATAAAAATTTGTGCCGAGAATCAGTCAATTGTAGACACAGGCAATTGTACACAATCGTCTAACCTATGCACTAACAACCTGAATCACCTTGCGTAACGCCTCTCCGGGCTGGTCGCTGTCAAGCCAGCAAACTTCTTCCCAGCCACGCAACCAGGTCATCTGGCGCTTCGCCAGCTGCCGGGTGGCGCAGATGCCACGATACACCATCTCATCGTAATCGATCTCGCCCGACAAATATGACCACATCTGGCGATATCCGACACAACGGATTGACGGCAACGCAGGATTCAAATCCGGCCGGGCGAACAGCGCCCGAGCCTCTGTTTCAAAACCTGATTCCAACATCTGCCGGAAACGCAACGCTATCCGTTCATGCAGCAACTCGCGCGTTGCCGGAGCAATCGCAAACTGATGAACACGATAGGGCAACGCTTCACCGGATGTCTTTGTCAACTCGGTTAAAGTGTTACCTGAAACGAAAAAAACTTCCAGTGCCCGAGACAGTCTCTGCGGATCATTTGGATGAATCCGAGCCGCCGACACCGGATCGATGGCACTCAACTGACGATGCAACGCTTCCCATCCCTCGGTCCGCGCGCGTTCTTCGATTTCCCGCCGAACCTGCGCATCCGCCGACGGCAGCGGCGACAACCCTTCCAACAGCGCCTTGAAATACAGCATGGTACCGCCCACCAGCAGCGGAATGCGCCCGGCGGCGGTGATCTCCGCCATCGCTTGCAGCGCATCGCGCCGAAAATCCGCGGCGGAATAGGCCTCGGCCGGATCAAGGATATCAAGCAGGCGATGCGGGGCTCGCGCCAGCTCTTCCGGACCAGGCTTGGCGGTACCGATATCCATACCGCGATAAATCAGCGCCGAATCCACGCTAATCAACTCAACGGGAAGTTGCTCGCGCAATGCCATCGCCAGCGCGGTTTTCCCGGACGCCGTCGGCCCCATGATAAAAATAGCAGGCGGATGCTGCGCCGTTTTAAACTCATTCATGCTTCTTCAACGCCCTGATGGCGGATTCAATATCCATCACATATAACAATTCTGACGGCGGCGTTTTCACGTGCAGAGGACATAAACGCTCTACATCGGACAACAGCTGTACGGCCTGAGCAAGCGTCCAGTTTTCACGCTCGCTGCCAAGTCGCCCGGCTATCCACGCCGCCACCGCATCAGGCTTCGCGTCATGAGAATCAGCAAGATAGCCTAGCAGGTCAGAAATCAAGTTTTGTAAATTTTGTTGTCTCAATGGTAAAGGTACCGCCCGCAGCGTAGCGCGCGGCGGCGCCAGTTCCACCTCGATTCCCATACGGGTCAATAGCGGCTGTTGCTGCTGCATGACCGCCAGCTCGGACGGGTTCAGCGTCAGCCGTTGCGGAATCAGCAACGGCTGCGGTCGTAATCCCTCGCCGGCGTCCAACGGCGTCAACTGCGCCTGCCTGAGGTAACGTTCCGCCACAGTCAACGACAACAACGCCAGACCTTGCTGATATTCCACCAGCGCATAGCTGGGCGGATACACCGTCAACACACGCCCCAGCCCTAACGCATGGCTCTCCAGCGGCGCTTCGCCAACTACCGCCGCCTTTACCGTCACATCGTGCGCCACAGGCACATCCCTGACCGGCGACATCTCTCGGGCGACCGTTTGCTGCCGCGATGACTCAGTATGCAGCAACTGCTGGTACAGCTCGCCCTGTTTCTTTTGATAACCGGCCGTCTCGGTCCGGGCAGGCTGGCGCTCACGAGCATGGTGACTCTCTACGTGACGCCCCGCGCTACCCGACGATACCGCTCTCGGCGTCTCCGGCGTTGGTTCTGCCGGCCGGGCAAACTGGTTTTCACCGGCGGCAGTCCGGTTTTCCGGCTGCCATGTCGTCGCCGGCGTCTGCGTATCGCCGACGCCGGTCAACCCCGGCGATGCTGCCTGCTGTAATACCGTTATCACCGCCTGATAGATAAAGTCGTGTACCAGCCGGGCCTGATGGAAGCGAACCTCATGCTTGGCCGGATGCACATTGACATCCACCTGATGGGGGTCGACCTCCAGATACAACACATAAGCCGGCTGTTGTTCATCGCGCAACTGATCCTGATACGCCTGACGAATCGCATGATTGATTAAGCGGTCACGCATCATGCGCTGATTGACGTAGCAATATTGCATTTCCGGCAACTGGCGCGATCCAGCCGGATCCGCCACCCAGCCGTGAATTTTCAGATCGCCATGTTGCCAGGAGATCGCCAGCGCATGCTGCAGAAACGCCGCGCCACAGATGCTGCCAAGCCGCCTCTCGCGCTGGGCGGGCTCCGACACCGCGCGATATTGCCGGATCAGCTTACCGTTGTGATGCAACGTGATCGCCACATCGAAGCGCGCCAGCGCAATGCGGCGCACCACTTCATCGATGTGCATGAATTCCGTTTTTTCGGTACGCAGAAACTTGCGTCTGGCCGGGGTGTTGTAAAACAGATCAAGGACTTCCAGCGTCGTGCCAACCGGGTGCGCCGCCGGTTTGACGGTCACCGCCATCTCTCGCCCTTCGGCGTAGGCCTGCCACGCTTCCGCCTGTGCGTCGGTACGGGAAGTCAGCGTCAGGCGAGAGACCGAACTGATACTGGCCAGCGCTTCGCCGCGAAATCCCAGGCTGACGATCGCTTCCAAATCGTCAAGCGTGGCGATCTTGCTGGTGGCGTGACGAGCCAGCGCCAGCGCCAGATCCGCCTTACCGATGCCACAGCCGTTATCCCGAATGCGAATCAGCTTCGCGCCGCCGCGTTCGATTTCGATATCGATCCGCGTCGCTCCGGCATCCAGGCTGTTTTCAACCAGTTCCTTGACGACGGAAGCAGGCCGCTCCACCACCTCGCCGGCAGCGATCTGGTTCGCCAACTGGGGCGGCAGCACCTGAATCGGCATGGACTCTCCTCGTTTTATCACCCTGATCAGGCAGAAGGGATAATCAGCGTTTGCCCCAA from Dickeya fangzhongdai encodes the following:
- the mpl gene encoding UDP-N-acetylmuramate:L-alanyl-gamma-D-glutamyl-meso-diaminopimelate ligase; this translates as MRIHILGICGTFMGGLALLARSQGHQVTGSDANVYPPMSTLLEEQGITLIQGYDPAQLDPAPDLVIIGNAMTRGNPCVEAVLEQNIPYMSGPQWLHDHVLRERWVIAVAGTHGKTTTAGMVTWILEDCGYQPGFVIGGVPGNFTVSARLGESPFFVVEADEYDCAFFDKRSKFVHYSPRTLILNNLEFDHADIFDDLKAIQKQFHHLVRLVPGKGRIIVPSHDLHLKQVMGMGCWSEQELVGEEGIWKAKKVTTDASVFQVYLNDQLVGEVTWNLVGEHNMHNGLMAIAAARHVGVPPEEACRALGGFINARRRLELRGTAHGVSVYDDFAHHPTAILATLAALRSKVGGTARILAVLEPRSNTMKMGHCKNELAPALGRADGVFLFQPQHIPWQVAEVADACVQPAYWSADIDTLVEMISKTAQPGDHILVMSNGGFGNIHNKLLDALNAKAQATNDED
- a CDS encoding adenylosuccinate synthase; this encodes MGKNVVVLGTQWGDEGKGKVVDLLTERAKYVVRYQGGHNAGHTLVINGEKTVLHLIPSGILRENVISIIGNGVVLAPDALLKEMTALEARGVPVRERLLLSEACPLILPYHVALDNAREKARGAKAIGTTGRGIGPAYEDKVARRGLRVGDLFDRENFAVKLKEIMEYHNFQLVHYYKADAVDYQKTLDDVLAVADILTAMVVDVSDLLHKAHQRGDLVMFEGAQGTLLDIDHGTYPYVTSSNTTAGGVATGSGLGPRYVDYVLGIVKAYSTRVGAGPFPTELFDDVGEHLSQKGNEFGATTGRRRRTGWLDAVAVRRAVQINSLSGFCLTKLDVLDGLKEVKICVGYRMPDGSEVDVTPLAAEGWEGIEPIYETLPGWSESTFGVKEYSKLPQAALNYIKRIEEVTGVPVDIISTGPDREETMILRDPFDA
- a CDS encoding DUF2065 domain-containing protein, producing MNVSIWLALGLVLIMEGLGPLLFPRIWRRMILTMAQLPDNVLRRFGGGIVVAGCVIYYMLRSRAGG
- the hflC gene encoding protease modulator HflC, producing MRKSVLFILVLLLLVVYASLFVVQEGQRGIVMRFGKVLRDNENKPLVYLPGLHVKIPFLESVKMLDARIQTMENQADRFITKEQKDLIVDSYIKWRISDFSRYYLATGGGDVSQAEVLLKRKFSDRLRSEIGRLDVKGIVTDSRGQLMSDVREALNAGTGETTEADNAIASAAARVERETSSGGPRINPNSMAALGIEVIDVRIKQINLPTEVSDAIYQRMRAEREAVARRHRSQGQEQAEKIKAAADYEVTRTLAEAERQGRILRGEGDADAAKLFAGAFSQDPAFYGFIRSLRAYENSFNSTNQDVLVLSPDSDFFRYMKSPEKSLSTR
- the hflK gene encoding FtsH protease activity modulator HflK is translated as MAWNQPGNNGQDRDPWGSSNNNSGNSGGNNKGGRDQGPPDLDDIFRKLSKKLGELGGKSSGSGTGSQGGGGNGGRILGLVVAAAVVVWGVSGFYTIKEAERGVVTRFGKFSHLVGPGLNWKPTFVDSVRAVNVESVRELATSGVMLTSDENVVRVEMNVQYRVTQPDKYLFSVTNADDSLRQATDSALRGVIGKYTMDKILTEGRTIVRTDTQRVLEETVRPYDMGITLLDVNFQTARPPEEVKAAFDDAIAARENEQQYIREAEAYANEVQPRANGQAQRILEESRAYKDRTVLEAQGEVSRFSRLLPEYKAAPEITRERLYIETMERVLSHTNKVLVSDKSNNLMVLPLDQIMRGQGGVSTSAPTSGNAANPAPLRLPSTSSNSSGVGYAPRSSGNNGNIMDQRRANAQRDENIRVGRE
- the hflX gene encoding ribosome rescue GTPase HflX → MFDRYEAGEQAILVHIYFSQEKDTEDLLEFESLVSSAGIDALQVITGSRKAPHSKYFVGEGKAEEIAQAVKATGAFVVLFNHALTPAQERNLERLCECRVIDRTGLILDIFAQRARTHEGKLQVELAQLRHLATRLVRGWTHLERQKGGIGLRGPGETQLETDRRLLRNRISQILSRLERVEKQREQGRRARTRAEVPTVSLVGYTNAGKSTLFNRMTSADVYAADQLFATLDPTLRRINVDDVGDTVLADTVGFIRELPHDLVAAFKATLQETREATLLLHVVDASDARIDENIDAVNEVLAEIEADDIPFLLIMNKIDRLENIEPRIDRDEENRPIRVWLSAQTGEGIPLLFQALTERLSGEIAHYSLHLPPQAGRLRSRFYQLQAIEKEWIEEDGSVGLVVRMPIIDWRRLCKQEQKLQDYIV
- the hfq gene encoding RNA chaperone Hfq, translated to MAKGQSLQDPFLNALRRERVPVSIYLVNGIKLQGQIESFDQFVILLKNTVSQMVYKHAISTVVPSRPVSHHSNNPGSNNYHANNQSAQQQPQQESDDAE
- the miaA gene encoding tRNA (adenosine(37)-N6)-dimethylallyltransferase MiaA, whose protein sequence is MNEFKTAQHPPAIFIMGPTASGKTALAMALREQLPVELISVDSALIYRGMDIGTAKPGPEELARAPHRLLDILDPAEAYSAADFRRDALQAMAEITAAGRIPLLVGGTMLYFKALLEGLSPLPSADAQVRREIEERARTEGWEALHRQLSAIDPVSAARIHPNDPQRLSRALEVFFVSGNTLTELTKTSGEALPYRVHQFAIAPATRELLHERIALRFRQMLESGFETEARALFARPDLNPALPSIRCVGYRQMWSYLSGEIDYDEMVYRGICATRQLAKRQMTWLRGWEEVCWLDSDQPGEALRKVIQVVSA
- the mutL gene encoding DNA mismatch repair endonuclease MutL; translation: MPIQVLPPQLANQIAAGEVVERPASVVKELVENSLDAGATRIDIEIERGGAKLIRIRDNGCGIGKADLALALARHATSKIATLDDLEAIVSLGFRGEALASISSVSRLTLTSRTDAQAEAWQAYAEGREMAVTVKPAAHPVGTTLEVLDLFYNTPARRKFLRTEKTEFMHIDEVVRRIALARFDVAITLHHNGKLIRQYRAVSEPAQRERRLGSICGAAFLQHALAISWQHGDLKIHGWVADPAGSRQLPEMQYCYVNQRMMRDRLINHAIRQAYQDQLRDEQQPAYVLYLEVDPHQVDVNVHPAKHEVRFHQARLVHDFIYQAVITVLQQAASPGLTGVGDTQTPATTWQPENRTAAGENQFARPAEPTPETPRAVSSGSAGRHVESHHARERQPARTETAGYQKKQGELYQQLLHTESSRQQTVAREMSPVRDVPVAHDVTVKAAVVGEAPLESHALGLGRVLTVYPPSYALVEYQQGLALLSLTVAERYLRQAQLTPLDAGEGLRPQPLLIPQRLTLNPSELAVMQQQQPLLTRMGIEVELAPPRATLRAVPLPLRQQNLQNLISDLLGYLADSHDAKPDAVAAWIAGRLGSERENWTLAQAVQLLSDVERLCPLHVKTPPSELLYVMDIESAIRALKKHE